A part of Ammospiza caudacuta isolate bAmmCau1 chromosome 7, bAmmCau1.pri, whole genome shotgun sequence genomic DNA contains:
- the OLFM3 gene encoding noelin-3, giving the protein MRAPAGILNLLLLSLLAGLDPSKTQISPKEGWQVYSSAQDPDGRCICTVVAPEQNLCSRDAKSRQLRQLLEKVQNMSQSIEVLNLRTQRDFQYVLKMETQMKGLKAKFRQIEDDRKTLMTKHFQELKEKMDELLPLIPVLEQYKTDAKLITQFKEEIRNLSTVLTGIQEEIGAYDYEELHQRVISLETRLRDCMKKLTCGKLMKITGPITVKISGTRFGAWMTDPLASEKNNRVWYMDSYTNNKIVREYKSIADFVSGAESRTYNLPFKWAGTNHVVYNGSLYFNKYQSNIIIKYSFDTGRVLAQRSLEYAGFHNVYPYTWGGFSDIDLMADEIGLWAVYATNQNAGNIVISQLNQDTLEVLKSWSTGYPKRSAGESFMICGTLYVTNSHLTGAKVYYSYSTKTSTYEYTDIPFHNQYFHISMLDYNARDRALYAWNNGHQVLFNVTLFHIIKTEDDT; this is encoded by the exons ACTCAGATTAGCCCCAAGGAAGGGTGGCAAGTTTATAGTTCAGCCCAGGATCCTGATGGCCGTTGCATTTGCACTGTTGTTGCACCTGAACAAAACCTATGTTCGAGAGATGCCAAAAGCAGGCAGCTCAGACAACTACTAGAGAAG GTTCAGAACATGTCCCAGTCTATTGAAGTTCTAAATCTACGGACTCAGAGGGATTTCCAGTACGTTTTAAAAATGGAGACTCAAATGAAGGGGCTGAAGGCCAAGTTCCGGCAGATTGAAGACGATCGGAAGACGTTGATGACAAAGCACTTCCAG GAGTTGAAAGAAAAGATGGATGAGCTTCTGCCACTGATCCCAGTTCTGGAACAATACAAAACTGATGCCAAGCTGATCACACAGTTCAAGGAGGAAATTAGGAATCTGTCTACTGTGCTCACTGGGATTCAGGAAGAAATTGGTGCTTATGACTATGAGGAACTGCACCAGCGTGTAATCAGTTTAGAAACCAGGCTTCGTGACTGCATGAAAAAGCTCA CATGTGGCAAATTGATGAAAATTACAGGCCCCATTACAGTGAAGATATCTGGAACCCGATTTGGAGCCTGGATGACGGATCCACTGGCATCAGAGAAGAATAACCGA gTCTGGTACATGGATAGTTACACCAACAATAAAATCGTCCGTGAATACAAATCCATCGCAGACTTCGTCAGTGGGGCCGAATCAAGGACATACAACCTTCCATTCAAATGGGCAGGAACCAACCACGTTGTCTACAATGGCTCCCTCTATTTCAACAAGTACCAGAGCAACATCATCATCAAGTACAGCTTCGACACGGGGCGGGTGCTGGCGCAGCGTAGCCTGGAGTACGCTGGCTTCCACAACGTCTACCCCTACACCTGGGGTGGCTTCTCTGATATCGACCTGATGGCAGATGAAATTGGGCTGTGGGCTGTCTATGCCACCAACCAGAACGCAGGCAACATTGTCATCAGCCAGCTGAACCAGGATACGCTGGAGGTGCTGAAGAGCTGGAGCACGGGCTACCCAAAGAGAAGTGCTGGAGAATCCTTCATGATCTGTGGCACCTTGTATGTCACTAACTCGCACTTAACAGGAGCCAAGGTCTACTACTCCTACTCCACAAAAACCTCCACTTATGAGTACACAGACATTCCTTTCCATAATCAGTATTTTCATATATCCATGCTTGACTACAACGCAAGAGATAGAGCTCTCTATGCCTGGAATAATGGACATCAAGTCCTGTTTAATGTCACCCTTTTCCACATCATTAAAACTGAGGATGAcacataa